Proteins from a genomic interval of Symmachiella macrocystis:
- a CDS encoding DUF4159 domain-containing protein, producing MRCGIARHLLIVICTLAILASSHRNARAEITAQKVHHSIDSGVKFLLRRQNDNGSWASGGNWDVGVTSLTALALFNAKVPADHPQMARALRFLREPRNKPNRTYEVALMIMALAAAKDGKRDAALIGELVEMLEDSQIRRGEGRGGWSYGTAPGGRLNMAGGDNSNSQYAVLGLRDAQEYGVEVSTATWERIRAHWLGAQNVDGGWGYTVSSGSSTGSMTVAGIASMVIVHSMLSDDANEIDEDGRPICCGTPEEDPYLKALERGVEWLTRNFAVGMNPKAHTWQLYYLYGLERAGRLSARRFFGQHDWYREGAEYLVARQATIAGSWKGSGHMEDEIISTSFALLFLSKGLAPVLVNKLKYGPRENNGRLTEEDWDNHHNDVNNLTKHISGLEKWPKLLTWQQVDSRAATVADLHQAPVVFISGRYGYDFTQAERGKLKEYVSGGGTIFVESCCDGEDFDRSFRELIRKMYPDGEAELVRLGPDHEVYRSEYRLDSESVELWGVELGCRTVIIYSPDDLSCLWDKWRLRIPEKRAPALTSMVLRAMKVGVNVIAYATGRELMEKLDDNRLAAEEGAQVKVTRGLLQVAKVRHAGSWNTAPTALRNMLFALNDKLGMVASTTERDLVAVDDNIFKYPILYMHGRHRFEFSRQEQENLRKYLDQGGFLFADACCGAPQFDKSFRELMEQIYPDAPLKRLPMDHEIFTSQLGGFDIRKVQRRAPESGSTKVTLKSNVFEVEPLLEGIEIDGRIAVIYSKFDISCALERQSSVACAGYVHEDAVKIALNVVLYSIAQ from the coding sequence ATGCGCTGCGGAATCGCCCGCCACCTTCTGATCGTGATCTGTACGCTCGCGATCCTCGCCAGCTCCCACCGAAATGCCCGGGCCGAAATTACAGCTCAGAAGGTCCATCATTCGATCGATAGCGGTGTGAAGTTCCTGTTGCGGCGACAGAACGACAACGGCTCTTGGGCCAGCGGCGGGAATTGGGACGTGGGTGTCACGAGCCTGACCGCATTGGCGCTGTTCAATGCCAAAGTCCCAGCCGATCATCCACAGATGGCGCGGGCGCTGCGCTTTTTGCGCGAACCCCGCAACAAGCCGAATCGCACCTACGAGGTCGCGTTGATGATCATGGCGCTCGCTGCAGCTAAAGATGGCAAACGGGATGCAGCGCTCATTGGGGAATTGGTGGAGATGTTGGAAGACAGCCAAATCCGCCGCGGCGAAGGACGAGGCGGGTGGTCGTACGGCACTGCACCCGGCGGCCGGCTGAATATGGCGGGGGGAGATAACAGCAATAGCCAATATGCGGTGTTGGGACTGCGCGACGCACAGGAATACGGGGTGGAAGTCAGTACCGCAACCTGGGAGCGGATTCGAGCACATTGGCTTGGCGCGCAAAACGTCGACGGTGGTTGGGGTTACACCGTTAGTTCCGGTTCAAGCACCGGCAGCATGACGGTCGCCGGAATCGCCAGTATGGTCATCGTGCATTCCATGCTCAGCGACGATGCCAACGAAATCGACGAGGATGGCCGTCCGATTTGTTGCGGAACCCCGGAAGAAGATCCCTATCTGAAAGCACTCGAACGGGGCGTCGAATGGCTGACACGAAATTTCGCGGTCGGCATGAACCCCAAGGCTCACACGTGGCAACTGTATTATCTGTACGGCCTGGAGCGGGCCGGACGGCTCAGCGCGCGGCGATTTTTCGGCCAGCACGATTGGTACCGCGAAGGAGCAGAATATCTGGTTGCCCGGCAAGCAACGATCGCCGGAAGCTGGAAAGGGAGCGGGCATATGGAGGACGAAATTATCTCCACATCGTTCGCCCTACTATTTCTCTCCAAGGGACTGGCACCGGTCTTGGTCAATAAATTGAAATATGGGCCGCGGGAAAACAACGGCCGCCTCACCGAGGAGGATTGGGACAATCACCACAACGATGTCAACAACCTCACCAAACACATCAGCGGCTTGGAAAAATGGCCAAAATTGCTGACCTGGCAGCAAGTTGATAGCCGAGCAGCGACTGTCGCCGATTTGCATCAAGCGCCGGTCGTCTTCATCAGCGGCCGCTACGGCTACGACTTCACCCAAGCGGAACGGGGCAAGCTCAAGGAATACGTCAGCGGTGGCGGGACGATCTTTGTCGAGTCCTGCTGCGACGGCGAAGACTTTGATCGCAGTTTTCGCGAGTTGATCCGCAAAATGTACCCTGATGGGGAAGCGGAGTTGGTGCGTCTGGGACCCGATCATGAAGTCTATCGCAGCGAATACCGACTCGATTCTGAGTCGGTCGAACTGTGGGGTGTGGAACTCGGCTGCCGGACGGTGATTATTTATTCGCCGGACGATCTGTCCTGTTTATGGGACAAATGGCGGCTACGCATTCCGGAAAAACGTGCCCCCGCCTTAACATCCATGGTGCTCAGGGCCATGAAGGTGGGCGTGAATGTGATCGCCTATGCCACCGGCCGGGAGCTGATGGAAAAACTGGACGACAATCGCCTGGCCGCCGAAGAAGGGGCGCAGGTCAAGGTGACACGGGGCTTGTTGCAAGTCGCCAAAGTCCGCCACGCGGGAAGCTGGAACACCGCTCCCACAGCGCTGCGCAATATGCTCTTTGCGCTGAACGACAAATTAGGCATGGTGGCCTCGACAACCGAGCGCGATCTGGTTGCGGTCGATGACAATATCTTCAAGTACCCTATTCTCTACATGCATGGCCGTCACCGGTTTGAATTCAGCCGCCAGGAACAAGAGAACCTGCGAAAGTACCTCGACCAAGGGGGCTTCTTATTCGCCGATGCCTGTTGCGGCGCCCCGCAGTTTGATAAGAGTTTCCGGGAATTGATGGAGCAGATTTATCCCGATGCGCCGCTGAAACGGTTGCCGATGGACCATGAGATCTTTACCTCACAATTGGGAGGGTTCGATATCCGCAAGGTGCAGCGGCGGGCCCCCGAATCGGGCAGCACCAAAGTGACACTCAAATCGAACGTCTTCGAAGTCGAACCGTTACTGGAGGGGATCGAGATTGATGGTCGCATTGCCGTCATCTATAGCAAGTTCGACATCAGTTGCGCTTTGGAACGCCAATCCTCAGTTGCCTGCGCCGGGTACGTCCACGAGGACGCCGTCAAAATCGCCTTAAACGTCGTGCTGTATTCCATCGCCCAATAA
- a CDS encoding efflux RND transporter periplasmic adaptor subunit has product MKFLRYLILRIVLPVIILIGGIVGFQVLSARPEMVIEDEQAQMDPLVEWVPVAAHASGLDIETDGVVVPHREIYLSAEVAGRITFKSDECNSGNYVKAGTLLLEIDPRDYELEVRRLSKEIAQAEADLQENDVEIKNAEMMVGLSQEDLVLQGQEMKRVQDLSKRGVITESDIDVAKRDELAARNSLQVQKNLLTLQKSRRQRLQSALELKGTQLEKAQLDLSRTKITAPLSGVIIEDLVETDTHVTNGTQLVRINDSSTAEVKCGLKMDELFWIWNQTGERYVSDQAMSAAATFEIPETPVTVTYRLMDRNFHWQGVLSRYEGTGLDIATRTIPCRVVVKKPREVRITDDQGRPMDFHGPRAMVTGMYTTVRVHAQPTARLLSVPESAVRPGNRIWVVRNGVLSIETIQPAETLDGAVILPAASSKIEAGDHVVTSPLAEVRNGMKVRESSQPVATTTPEMN; this is encoded by the coding sequence ATGAAATTTCTCCGTTACCTCATCCTACGGATCGTTTTGCCGGTCATCATTTTGATAGGCGGCATCGTTGGATTTCAGGTTCTCAGCGCGCGTCCCGAGATGGTGATCGAAGACGAACAAGCCCAGATGGATCCTCTCGTCGAGTGGGTTCCCGTTGCGGCACACGCGTCGGGATTGGACATCGAAACTGATGGAGTTGTGGTGCCGCACCGAGAAATCTACCTCTCCGCCGAAGTGGCGGGACGCATCACGTTCAAGTCGGACGAGTGCAACTCGGGCAACTATGTGAAGGCGGGGACGCTGTTGTTGGAAATTGATCCCCGCGACTATGAATTAGAAGTTCGCCGGTTGAGCAAGGAGATCGCACAAGCGGAAGCGGATTTGCAGGAGAACGATGTCGAGATCAAAAACGCCGAGATGATGGTGGGATTGAGCCAGGAAGATTTGGTACTGCAAGGACAAGAAATGAAGCGGGTACAGGATCTCTCGAAGCGGGGCGTGATCACCGAATCGGACATCGACGTTGCTAAGCGTGACGAGTTGGCCGCCCGGAATAGCCTGCAGGTGCAAAAGAACTTGTTGACGTTGCAAAAATCCCGCCGCCAGCGATTGCAAAGCGCGCTGGAGTTGAAGGGCACGCAATTGGAGAAAGCCCAATTGGACCTGAGCCGAACTAAGATCACAGCCCCGCTGAGCGGTGTGATCATCGAGGATTTGGTGGAAACCGATACGCACGTCACCAACGGCACCCAACTGGTTCGCATCAATGATTCGTCGACCGCTGAAGTGAAATGCGGCTTGAAAATGGACGAATTGTTTTGGATCTGGAATCAAACGGGTGAACGGTATGTGAGCGATCAAGCCATGTCAGCGGCCGCCACCTTTGAAATTCCCGAAACGCCGGTGACAGTCACTTACCGGTTGATGGACCGCAATTTTCATTGGCAGGGGGTTTTATCTCGGTACGAAGGAACGGGGCTCGACATTGCGACGCGCACGATCCCTTGCCGAGTTGTCGTTAAAAAACCTCGCGAGGTCCGCATCACCGACGATCAAGGGCGACCGATGGATTTTCACGGACCGCGAGCGATGGTCACCGGCATGTACACCACAGTCCGCGTTCACGCCCAGCCTACTGCGCGGTTATTGAGTGTACCCGAAAGCGCGGTCCGGCCCGGCAACCGCATTTGGGTTGTCCGGAACGGGGTACTCTCCATCGAAACCATTCAGCCTGCCGAGACACTCGATGGGGCTGTCATACTTCCGGCGGCATCGTCAAAAATCGAAGCGGGCGACCACGTCGTCACCTCGCCGCTCGCGGAGGTCCGCAACGGCATGAAAGTCCGCGAATCGTCCCAGCCAGTGGCCACAACAACCCCCGAAATGAACTAA
- a CDS encoding CerR family C-terminal domain-containing protein, translated as MSTDDTRTRILNAAGPVFAEKGFSDATVRDICQAANVNVASVNYHFGDKEQLYIATVTQARELRVRKVQFPVWSAETLPEEKLRDYLMTMITRMLGTNQAPWQATLMMREVLHPTAACKALVKDHFRPDFDLLVGILREIMPEGTPDFKLHLIGFSILGQCLNYRVAGEVVAIMIDEQERRDHYSITQLAEHIAEFSLAALGCIAPYSERSQSQSSRSIPAPNHSRASTTAGRSVSR; from the coding sequence ATGTCCACAGACGATACTCGAACTCGAATTCTCAATGCGGCCGGCCCCGTCTTTGCGGAAAAGGGCTTTTCCGATGCGACGGTGCGCGATATTTGCCAAGCGGCGAATGTGAACGTCGCCAGTGTGAATTATCATTTCGGTGACAAGGAGCAATTGTATATCGCGACGGTGACGCAGGCCCGTGAGTTGAGGGTGCGGAAGGTTCAGTTTCCCGTCTGGTCGGCGGAGACGTTGCCAGAGGAAAAGCTGCGTGATTATTTGATGACGATGATCACACGGATGCTGGGGACGAATCAGGCACCCTGGCAGGCGACGTTGATGATGCGTGAAGTTTTGCATCCCACGGCTGCCTGTAAGGCGCTGGTCAAGGATCATTTTCGTCCCGATTTCGATCTGCTGGTGGGAATTTTGCGGGAGATCATGCCTGAAGGGACTCCCGATTTCAAACTGCATCTCATCGGTTTCAGTATTCTAGGACAGTGTTTGAATTACCGGGTGGCGGGTGAAGTGGTCGCCATCATGATTGACGAACAAGAGCGACGGGATCATTACAGCATCACACAACTTGCTGAACATATTGCCGAGTTTTCATTGGCCGCATTGGGCTGCATCGCGCCTTACTCCGAACGGTCTCAGTCACAGTCAAGTCGGAGTATTCCCGCCCCCAACCATTCCCGTGCTTCGACAACAGCGGGTCGTAGCGTTTCGCGTTAA